The Beijerinckiaceae bacterium RH AL1 genome has a segment encoding these proteins:
- the carB gene encoding carbamoyl-phosphate synthase large subunit (ID:RHAL1_03962;~source:Prodigal:2.6): protein MPKRTDLSTILIIGAGPIIIGQACEFDYSGTQALKALKAEGYRIVLVNSNPATIMTDPELADRTYVEPITPEVVAKIIAKERETEKGGFALLPTMGGQTALNCALSLQRMGTLKEHNVEMIGATAEAIDKAEDREKFREAMTKIGLATPRSHHVKTLSAALAVLDDVGLPAIIRPSFTMGGTGGGIAYTKSEYIEIIEGGIDASPTNEVLVEESVLGWKEFEMEVVRDKADNCIIVCSIENIDPMGVHTGDSITVAPALTLTDKEYQVMRDASLAVLREIGVETGGSNVQFAVDPATGKMIVIEMNPRVSRSSALASKATGFPIAKVAAKLAVGYTLDEIANDITGGATPASFEPSIDYVVTKVPRFAFEKFPGAEPILTTAMKSVGEAMAIGRTFGESLQKALRSLETGLSGLDEVEIEGQGDDARENMGLVRAALGRPTPDRLLVVGQALRWGMSVAEIHEACKIDPWFIERLEEIVALEKKVRAHGLPKDAANLRKLKAAGFSDERLASLTGREQVEVRKARHALGVRPVYKRIDTCAAEFASPTAYMYSTYAAPFGAGAPVDEARPTDRNKVVILGGGPNRIGQGIEFDYCCCHASFALRDEGFETIMVNCNPETVSTDYDTSDRLYFEPLTAEDVLEIMETEKAAGTLKGTIVQFGGQTPLKLAPALEKAGIPILGTTVDSIDLAEDRDRFKRLLDKLDLRQPKNGIAYSVEQARLVAADLGLPLVARPSNVLGGRAMAILRDENALGEYLLGTLPGLVPSEIKARYPNDKTGQINTVLGTNPLLFDRYLADAIEVDVDALSDGKDVFIAGIMEHIEEAGIHSGDSACSLPPRSLTPETLAELETQTRRLALALNVVGLMNVQYALKDGEVYVLEVNPRASRTVPFVAKVIGKPIAKIAARLMAGESLSSFGLRPMSPDHVGVKEAVFPFARFPGVDTVLGPEMRSTGEVMGLDRSFGIAFAKSQLGGGTKVPTKGSVFVSVRDGDKARVLETVRSLVALGFSVKATGGTARFLEQNGVSAQRVNKVSEGRPHIVDAIVNGQVQLVFNTTEGAQALADSRSLRRAALLHKVPYYTTLAGAVAASEGIRAYKAGDLEVRALQDYFE from the coding sequence ATGCCGAAACGCACAGACCTCTCGACCATCCTGATCATCGGCGCCGGGCCGATCATCATCGGGCAGGCGTGCGAGTTCGACTATTCGGGCACCCAGGCGCTCAAGGCGCTGAAGGCCGAGGGCTACCGGATCGTGCTGGTGAACTCGAACCCGGCGACGATCATGACCGATCCGGAGCTCGCCGACCGCACCTACGTCGAGCCGATCACGCCGGAGGTCGTCGCCAAGATCATCGCCAAGGAGCGCGAGACGGAGAAGGGCGGCTTCGCGCTGCTGCCGACCATGGGCGGCCAGACCGCGCTGAACTGTGCGCTGTCGCTGCAGCGGATGGGCACGCTGAAGGAGCACAACGTCGAGATGATCGGCGCCACCGCCGAGGCGATCGACAAGGCCGAGGACCGCGAGAAATTCCGCGAGGCGATGACCAAGATCGGCCTCGCGACGCCGCGCTCGCACCACGTGAAGACGCTCTCGGCCGCGCTCGCCGTGCTCGACGACGTCGGCCTGCCGGCGATCATCCGCCCCTCCTTCACCATGGGCGGCACCGGCGGCGGCATCGCCTACACGAAGAGCGAGTACATCGAGATCATCGAGGGCGGCATCGACGCCTCGCCGACCAACGAGGTCCTCGTCGAGGAGAGCGTGCTCGGCTGGAAGGAATTCGAGATGGAGGTGGTCCGCGACAAGGCGGACAACTGCATCATCGTCTGCTCGATCGAGAACATCGACCCGATGGGCGTCCACACCGGCGATTCCATCACCGTCGCGCCGGCGCTCACGCTCACCGACAAGGAATACCAGGTGATGCGCGACGCCTCGCTGGCGGTGCTGCGCGAGATCGGCGTCGAGACCGGCGGCAGCAACGTCCAGTTTGCGGTCGATCCCGCCACGGGGAAGATGATCGTCATCGAGATGAACCCGCGCGTGTCGCGCTCCTCGGCGCTGGCCTCGAAGGCGACCGGCTTCCCGATCGCCAAGGTCGCGGCCAAGCTCGCCGTCGGCTACACGCTCGACGAGATCGCCAACGACATCACCGGCGGCGCGACGCCGGCCTCGTTCGAGCCGTCGATCGACTACGTGGTCACCAAGGTCCCGCGCTTCGCTTTCGAGAAGTTTCCCGGCGCCGAGCCGATCCTCACCACCGCGATGAAGTCGGTCGGCGAGGCGATGGCCATCGGGCGCACGTTCGGCGAGAGCCTGCAGAAGGCGCTGCGCTCGCTGGAGACCGGCCTCTCCGGCCTCGACGAGGTCGAGATCGAGGGCCAGGGCGACGATGCGCGGGAGAACATGGGGCTGGTGCGCGCGGCGCTCGGCCGGCCGACGCCGGATCGGCTGCTCGTGGTCGGGCAGGCTCTCCGCTGGGGCATGAGCGTCGCCGAAATCCACGAGGCCTGCAAGATCGACCCGTGGTTCATCGAGCGGCTGGAAGAAATCGTCGCGCTCGAGAAAAAGGTGCGCGCGCACGGCCTGCCGAAGGATGCCGCCAACCTCCGCAAGCTCAAGGCGGCGGGCTTTTCCGACGAGCGGCTGGCGTCGCTGACCGGCCGCGAGCAGGTGGAGGTGCGCAAGGCGCGCCACGCGCTCGGCGTGCGCCCGGTCTACAAGCGCATCGACACCTGCGCCGCCGAGTTCGCATCGCCCACCGCCTACATGTACTCGACCTACGCGGCGCCGTTCGGCGCCGGCGCGCCGGTCGACGAGGCGCGGCCGACCGATCGCAACAAGGTCGTCATTCTCGGCGGCGGCCCGAACCGCATCGGCCAGGGCATCGAGTTCGACTACTGCTGCTGTCACGCCTCGTTCGCGCTGCGCGACGAGGGCTTTGAGACCATCATGGTCAACTGCAATCCGGAGACGGTGTCGACCGACTACGACACGTCGGACCGGCTCTACTTCGAGCCGCTGACCGCCGAGGACGTGCTCGAGATCATGGAGACCGAGAAGGCGGCCGGCACGCTGAAGGGCACGATCGTGCAGTTCGGCGGCCAGACGCCGCTGAAGCTCGCGCCGGCGCTCGAGAAGGCCGGCATCCCGATCCTCGGCACGACGGTCGACTCGATCGACCTTGCCGAGGACCGCGACCGCTTCAAGCGGCTGCTCGACAAGCTCGACCTGCGCCAGCCGAAGAACGGCATCGCCTACTCGGTGGAGCAGGCGCGGCTCGTCGCCGCCGACCTCGGCCTGCCGCTCGTCGCGCGCCCGTCCAACGTGCTCGGCGGCCGCGCCATGGCGATCCTGCGCGACGAGAACGCGCTCGGCGAGTACCTGCTCGGCACGCTGCCGGGCCTCGTGCCCTCGGAGATCAAGGCGCGCTATCCCAACGACAAGACGGGGCAGATCAACACGGTGCTCGGCACCAACCCGCTGCTCTTCGACCGCTACCTCGCCGATGCGATCGAGGTCGACGTCGACGCGCTGTCGGACGGCAAGGACGTGTTCATCGCCGGCATCATGGAGCACATCGAGGAGGCCGGCATCCATTCCGGCGACTCGGCCTGCTCGCTGCCGCCGCGCTCGCTCACGCCGGAGACTTTGGCCGAGCTGGAGACCCAGACCCGCCGTCTCGCGCTGGCGCTGAACGTCGTCGGCCTGATGAACGTGCAGTACGCGCTGAAGGACGGCGAGGTTTATGTCCTCGAGGTCAACCCGCGCGCTTCGCGCACCGTGCCGTTCGTCGCCAAGGTCATCGGCAAGCCGATCGCCAAGATCGCCGCGCGCCTGATGGCCGGCGAGTCACTTTCGTCCTTCGGGCTGCGGCCGATGTCGCCGGACCATGTCGGCGTCAAGGAGGCGGTGTTCCCCTTCGCCCGCTTCCCCGGGGTCGACACGGTCCTCGGCCCGGAGATGCGCTCGACCGGAGAGGTCATGGGGCTCGATCGCTCCTTCGGCATCGCCTTTGCCAAGAGCCAGCTCGGGGGCGGCACCAAGGTGCCGACCAAGGGCTCGGTCTTCGTCTCGGTGCGCGACGGCGACAAGGCGCGGGTGCTGGAGACGGTGCGCAGCCTCGTCGCGCTCGGCTTCAGCGTGAAGGCGACGGGCGGCACGGCACGCTTCCTCGAGCAGAACGGCGTCTCGGCGCAGCGCGTCAACAAGGTGTCGGAAGGCCGGCCGCACATCGTCGACGCCATCGTCAACGGCCAGGTGCAGCTCGTCTTCAACACGACCGAGGGCGCGCAGGCGCTCGCCGATTCGCGCTCGCTGCGCCGCGCCGCGCTGCTGCACAAGGTGCCCTACTACACGACGCTCGCCGGCGCCGTCGCCGCCTCCGAGGGCATCCGCGCCTACAAGGCCGGCGACCTCGAGGTGCGCGCGCTGCAGGATTATTTCGAGTAG
- a CDS encoding hypothetical protein (ID:RHAL1_03963;~conserved protein of unknown function;~source:Prodigal:2.6), with translation MNIQVTRAAEGLDRRAFTIADLERMVEAGILAPDERVELIGGELVPMSAKGARHEAIKIALNRRWGRTCPDDFLVAPETGLRLDAQNYVEPDFIVVARTKRVVEVTGPDVLLAVEVADSSLDFDLHRKPQVYAAFGVRELWVVDARRRLVHRHDAVTPGGYAKVDVVDAATRLVPRHAPEAFALALVSLEDV, from the coding sequence ATGAACATCCAGGTCACCCGCGCCGCCGAGGGGCTCGACCGCCGCGCCTTCACCATCGCCGACCTCGAGCGGATGGTGGAGGCCGGCATCCTCGCGCCCGACGAGCGCGTCGAGCTGATCGGCGGGGAGCTGGTGCCGATGTCCGCGAAAGGTGCGCGTCACGAGGCGATCAAGATCGCCCTCAATCGCCGGTGGGGCCGCACCTGTCCTGACGACTTTCTCGTCGCGCCCGAGACCGGCCTGCGGCTCGATGCGCAGAACTACGTGGAGCCGGACTTCATCGTCGTCGCGCGCACCAAGCGCGTGGTCGAGGTGACCGGGCCCGACGTGCTGCTCGCGGTCGAGGTCGCCGACTCCTCGCTCGACTTCGATCTCCACCGCAAGCCGCAGGTCTACGCTGCCTTCGGCGTGCGCGAGCTGTGGGTCGTCGACGCCAGACGGCGCCTCGTGCATCGCCACGACGCGGTGACGCCGGGGGGATACGCCAAGGTCGACGTCGTCGACGCGGCGACGCGCCTCGTGCCGCGTCACGCGCCCGAAGCATTCGCGCTGGCGCTGGTTTCCCTGGAGGATGTCTGA
- a CDS encoding hypothetical protein (ID:RHAL1_03964;~conserved protein of unknown function;~source:Prodigal:2.6) yields MRREKISPGQTRRIALAAQGFGRARPAAVDQGHLRRTVERLGLHQIDSVNVLARAHYLPAFSRLGAYDSGLLERAAWGRKSERRLFEYWAHEASLLPLALHPQLRWRMARADRGETGYVQIREIARERRAEAMALVDRIRSDGPMAASDFSDDLGGGRPGWWEWSKAKRLLEWAFWAGHVTTATRRRSFERVYDVPERVVPAAIRELPTPDEAAAQKALVELAARALGLATAMDLRDYFRLGPADGTRAVAALVEEGVLVPVEVPGWPATYLHREARRPRKIRSRALLAPFDPLIWERARTERLFGFRYRIEIYTPADKRQHGYYVLPFLLDEELVARVDLKADRQAGCLRVHAVHLEPEAPPHARDELAVELAHLAEWLGLERVVTS; encoded by the coding sequence ATGCGTCGCGAAAAGATCTCCCCGGGCCAGACGCGACGCATCGCGCTTGCGGCGCAGGGCTTCGGCCGGGCGCGCCCGGCCGCCGTCGATCAGGGACATCTGCGCCGCACGGTCGAGCGGCTGGGGCTGCACCAGATCGACAGCGTCAACGTGCTGGCGCGCGCGCACTACCTGCCCGCCTTCTCGCGGCTCGGCGCCTACGACAGCGGGCTGCTCGAGCGCGCGGCGTGGGGCCGCAAGAGCGAGCGCCGGCTCTTCGAGTACTGGGCGCACGAGGCCTCGCTGCTGCCGCTCGCGCTGCACCCGCAGCTGCGCTGGCGCATGGCCCGCGCCGACCGTGGCGAGACCGGGTACGTGCAGATCCGCGAAATCGCCCGCGAGCGCCGCGCCGAGGCGATGGCGCTGGTCGATCGCATCCGGAGCGACGGTCCGATGGCCGCCTCCGACTTCAGCGACGACCTCGGCGGCGGCCGGCCCGGCTGGTGGGAGTGGAGCAAGGCCAAGCGCCTGCTCGAATGGGCGTTCTGGGCCGGCCACGTCACCACCGCGACGCGCCGGCGCAGCTTCGAGCGCGTCTACGACGTCCCCGAGCGCGTCGTGCCGGCGGCGATCCGCGAGCTGCCGACGCCGGACGAGGCCGCGGCGCAGAAGGCCCTCGTCGAGCTGGCGGCGCGGGCGCTCGGCCTCGCCACGGCGATGGACCTGCGCGACTACTTTCGGCTCGGGCCGGCGGACGGCACGCGCGCCGTGGCCGCGCTCGTCGAGGAGGGCGTGCTCGTGCCGGTCGAGGTGCCGGGCTGGCCGGCGACCTACCTGCACCGCGAGGCGCGCCGGCCGCGCAAGATCAGGAGCCGCGCGCTGCTCGCCCCATTCGACCCGCTGATCTGGGAGCGTGCGCGCACCGAGCGGCTGTTCGGCTTCCGCTACCGCATCGAGATCTACACGCCGGCCGACAAGCGCCAGCACGGCTACTACGTGCTGCCCTTCTTGCTCGACGAGGAGCTTGTCGCCCGCGTCGACCTCAAGGCCGACCGGCAGGCGGGGTGCCTGCGCGTGCATGCCGTGCACCTCGAGCCGGAGGCGCCGCCGCACGCGCGCGACGAGCTGGCAGTGGAGCTTGCGCACCTGGCAGAATGGCTCGGGCTGGAGCGGGTCGTCACGTCCTGA
- a CDS encoding Bleomycin resistance protein (ID:RHAL1_03965;~source:Prodigal:2.6), protein MKLDHLAVWTRDIDRLAAFWQETFGAEVGAVYESRNQVGFRSRFVTLPGGLRLELMSSPLHAAPEPPDRTGLAHMALSLGGEAAVDAAAARLAAHLVAKPRRTGDGYYEAIIRDPDGNLVELVA, encoded by the coding sequence ATGAAGCTCGACCACCTGGCCGTCTGGACGCGCGATATCGATCGCCTCGCCGCCTTCTGGCAGGAGACGTTTGGGGCCGAGGTCGGCGCGGTCTACGAGAGCCGCAACCAGGTCGGCTTTCGCTCGCGCTTCGTGACGCTGCCGGGCGGCCTGCGGCTCGAGCTGATGTCGTCGCCCCTCCACGCCGCACCGGAGCCGCCCGACCGCACCGGCCTCGCGCATATGGCGCTGTCGCTCGGCGGCGAGGCGGCCGTCGACGCGGCGGCCGCGCGGCTCGCAGCGCATCTCGTCGCCAAGCCGCGCCGCACGGGCGACGGCTACTACGAGGCCATCATCCGCGATCCCGACGGCAACCTCGTCGAGTTGGTAGCCTGA
- a CDS encoding hypothetical protein (ID:RHAL1_03966;~conserved membrane protein of unknown function;~source:Prodigal:2.6): MLDSRPATADTPASRLATRLAFFASGFGLAAWAPLVPYAKARLQIDDAGLGLVLLGLGLGSVVAMPIAGGLVARHGSRPMILASGLGLAAVLPLLAIVSSPLGLAASLLLFGVVVGAIDVAMNVHAVEVESAAGEPLMSGFHGLFSLGGLAGAGIVTALLALGTAPLPATLAASAVVLVAVAAAMPRLLRAKPKEQPPMFALPHGTVVVFGLMAFAAFLTEGAMLDWGGLYLINERGLPPQLGGIAYALFSVAMVIGRLAGDRVIAALGGVRTILAGAALTTAGFAVLLLAPGALAASGFLLVGLGAATRVPILFSAAGRQEAMPPALALAAMVTIGYAGVLAGPAAIGFVAQATSLPFAFACLAVLMLLIPAFGRVGRALEGPT; this comes from the coding sequence ATGCTTGATTCTCGTCCCGCGACGGCCGACACGCCGGCGAGCCGCCTCGCCACCCGCCTCGCCTTCTTCGCCTCGGGCTTCGGCCTCGCCGCCTGGGCGCCGCTTGTGCCGTACGCGAAGGCGCGGCTGCAGATCGACGATGCTGGGCTCGGCCTCGTCCTGCTCGGTCTCGGGCTCGGCTCGGTGGTCGCCATGCCGATCGCCGGCGGCCTCGTCGCACGCCACGGCAGCCGGCCGATGATCCTCGCCTCGGGGCTCGGCCTCGCCGCGGTGCTGCCGCTGCTCGCCATCGTCTCCAGTCCGCTGGGGCTCGCCGCGAGCCTCCTGCTCTTCGGTGTGGTCGTCGGGGCAATCGACGTCGCCATGAACGTGCATGCCGTCGAGGTCGAGTCCGCGGCGGGCGAGCCCCTGATGTCGGGCTTCCACGGTCTCTTCAGCCTCGGCGGCCTCGCCGGCGCCGGCATCGTCACGGCGCTGCTCGCCCTCGGCACCGCGCCGCTGCCGGCCACGCTCGCCGCCAGCGCGGTCGTGCTCGTCGCCGTGGCGGCGGCGATGCCGCGCCTCCTGCGCGCCAAGCCAAAAGAGCAGCCGCCGATGTTCGCGCTGCCGCACGGCACCGTGGTCGTCTTCGGCCTCATGGCCTTCGCCGCCTTCCTCACCGAGGGCGCGATGCTCGACTGGGGCGGCCTCTATCTCATTAACGAGCGCGGCCTGCCGCCACAGCTCGGCGGCATCGCCTACGCGCTGTTCTCGGTGGCGATGGTCATCGGCCGGCTCGCCGGCGACCGGGTGATCGCGGCGCTCGGCGGCGTCCGCACGATCCTCGCCGGCGCGGCGCTGACGACGGCCGGCTTCGCCGTCCTGCTGCTCGCGCCCGGTGCGCTTGCCGCCTCCGGCTTCCTGCTGGTCGGTCTCGGGGCGGCGACGCGCGTGCCGATCCTCTTCTCCGCCGCCGGCCGCCAGGAGGCGATGCCGCCGGCCCTTGCCCTCGCCGCGATGGTCACCATCGGCTACGCCGGCGTGCTGGCGGGCCCGGCGGCGATCGGCTTCGTCGCCCAGGCGACCAGCTTGCCGTTCGCCTTCGCCTGCCTCGCCGTCCTCATGCTGCTGATCCCCGCCTTCGGCCGCGTCGGCCGCGCCCTGGAGGGTCCGACATGA
- a CDS encoding DeoR family transcriptional regulator (ID:RHAL1_03967;~source:Prodigal:2.6), whose product MIREDRLAAIADRLIAEGRVVAVDLATVFAVPVDTIRRDLRDLAARGVCRRVYGGALRNARPGAAERRPAALPALAAAAARHVRAGSLIFIDAGRTNLAIAEALPEDAGLTVVTTSPAIAAALVGRRGLDLVMIGGRISPVSGSALGAIAQDAVRDLRADLCLLGACAVAAEGISAFDIEDAALKRTIAAGSEQVLVAATADKLGTRAPFPIAPLTAIDLLLVEAGAPAAELSRIRDAGLPMEVVPADA is encoded by the coding sequence ATGATCCGCGAGGACAGGCTGGCTGCCATCGCCGACCGGCTGATCGCCGAGGGCCGCGTCGTCGCGGTCGACCTCGCCACCGTCTTCGCGGTCCCCGTCGACACGATCCGCCGCGACCTGCGCGACCTCGCCGCGCGCGGCGTCTGTCGTCGCGTCTACGGCGGCGCGCTGCGCAACGCCCGCCCCGGCGCCGCCGAGCGTCGTCCTGCCGCCCTGCCCGCGCTCGCCGCCGCGGCAGCCCGGCACGTGCGCGCCGGCAGCCTCATCTTCATCGACGCCGGCCGCACCAACCTCGCGATCGCCGAGGCACTGCCCGAGGACGCTGGCCTCACCGTCGTCACCACGAGCCCGGCCATCGCCGCCGCCCTCGTCGGCCGCCGCGGGCTCGATCTCGTGATGATCGGCGGCCGCATCAGCCCGGTCTCCGGCAGCGCGCTCGGCGCGATCGCCCAGGACGCGGTGCGCGATCTGCGCGCCGATCTCTGCCTTCTCGGCGCCTGCGCGGTGGCCGCCGAGGGCATCAGCGCCTTCGACATCGAGGATGCCGCCCTGAAGCGCACGATCGCCGCCGGCAGCGAGCAGGTGCTCGTCGCCGCCACCGCCGACAAGCTCGGCACGCGGGCGCCGTTCCCGATCGCGCCGCTCACTGCGATCGACCTTCTGCTCGTCGAGGCGGGCGCGCCGGCGGCCGAGCTTTCGCGCATCCGCGACGCCGGCCTCCCGATGGAGGTCGTCCCTGCCGATGCTTGA
- a CDS encoding FAD-binding monooxygenase (ID:RHAL1_03968;~source:Prodigal:2.6), whose protein sequence is MREQVEVAIVGGGMAGSLLAALLARGGHRVALCDLHETYPPDFRAEKPSPPQVARLEALGFGDRLHRAATPVGELAIARFGRIVQRRPSRELAIDYPDLVACVRAEVPAAALRIGRVTAVEPGPGGACVRLGDGREIAARLVVVATGLPRGLVEACGFRRRVLDPEHCLAIGFDVALASGSRAALTYHGQRLADRSAYLTLFPLGERLRANLFVYRHHGEAWAAAFRADPAEMLRAMMPGLAPMLGPFEVVGRVVTRPIALHVVEDPVRDGIVLIGDAFATTCPTGGAGLDKVLTDVERLVALVPGWLAAGDTTAAAVARFYADPAKQACDARARRIDAYARAMALDPGLAWRARRWRNFLALQGLSWLRRVLPAAAAKAPLSR, encoded by the coding sequence ATGCGCGAACAGGTCGAGGTTGCGATCGTCGGTGGCGGCATGGCGGGCTCGCTCCTCGCCGCGCTGCTGGCGCGCGGCGGCCACCGCGTCGCGCTCTGCGACCTGCACGAGACCTATCCGCCGGACTTTCGCGCCGAGAAGCCGTCGCCGCCGCAGGTCGCGCGGCTCGAGGCACTCGGCTTCGGCGACCGCCTGCACCGCGCGGCGACGCCCGTCGGCGAGCTGGCGATCGCCCGCTTCGGCCGGATCGTGCAGCGGCGCCCGAGCCGGGAGCTCGCCATCGACTACCCCGATCTCGTCGCCTGCGTCCGCGCCGAGGTGCCGGCGGCGGCTCTGCGGATCGGCCGCGTCACGGCGGTCGAGCCCGGGCCCGGTGGCGCCTGCGTGCGGCTCGGCGACGGACGCGAGATCGCGGCGCGCCTCGTCGTGGTCGCGACCGGCCTCCCCCGCGGGCTCGTCGAGGCCTGCGGCTTCCGCCGCCGGGTGCTCGACCCCGAGCATTGCCTCGCCATCGGCTTCGACGTGGCGCTGGCGAGCGGATCGCGCGCGGCGCTGACCTACCACGGCCAGCGCCTTGCCGACCGCTCCGCCTACCTCACCCTGTTCCCGCTCGGCGAGCGTCTGCGCGCCAACCTCTTCGTCTACCGCCACCACGGCGAGGCCTGGGCGGCGGCGTTCCGGGCGGACCCCGCCGAGATGCTGCGCGCAATGATGCCGGGCCTCGCGCCGATGCTCGGCCCGTTCGAGGTCGTGGGCCGCGTCGTCACCCGCCCGATCGCCCTCCACGTGGTCGAGGACCCGGTGCGGGACGGCATCGTGCTGATCGGCGATGCCTTCGCCACCACCTGCCCGACCGGCGGCGCCGGGCTCGACAAGGTGCTCACCGACGTCGAACGCCTCGTCGCCCTGGTGCCCGGCTGGCTGGCCGCCGGCGACACCACGGCCGCCGCGGTGGCGCGCTTCTACGCCGACCCCGCCAAGCAGGCCTGTGACGCCCGGGCGCGACGCATAGACGCCTACGCGCGGGCTATGGCGCTCGACCCCGGCCTCGCCTGGCGCGCCCGCCGCTGGCGCAATTTTCTCGCGCTGCAGGGGCTGAGCTGGCTGCGGCGCGTGCTGCCGGCCGCCGCCGCGAAGGCGCCGCTCTCCCGCTGA
- the vanX gene encoding D-alanyl-D-alanine dipeptidase (ID:RHAL1_03969;~source:Prodigal:2.6): MRRAAMIALVWLGAVSAVADPAMPPDFVDAATVVPGLRTDIRYAGAHNFTGAPVAGYEAPRCWLTREAASALAGVQADLAPRGLGLLVYDCYRPLRAVARFVDWAKAPGQEAGKREFYPDLPKSRLFAEGYIAARSAHSRGSTVDLTLVDRRDGRPLAMGTPFDLFGPASHPDAPGQPRDVAANRALLAQAMQARGFSPYDKEWWHFTLKGEPFPATSFDVPIR, from the coding sequence ATGCGGAGAGCGGCGATGATCGCCCTGGTCTGGCTCGGCGCCGTCTCCGCGGTCGCCGATCCGGCGATGCCGCCGGACTTCGTCGACGCCGCGACCGTCGTGCCGGGCCTGCGCACCGACATCCGCTACGCCGGCGCGCACAATTTCACCGGCGCGCCGGTCGCCGGCTACGAGGCGCCGCGCTGCTGGCTGACGCGCGAGGCCGCGAGCGCGCTTGCCGGCGTGCAGGCCGACCTCGCGCCGCGCGGCCTCGGCCTGCTCGTCTACGACTGCTACCGCCCGCTGCGCGCCGTGGCCCGCTTTGTCGACTGGGCAAAGGCGCCAGGGCAGGAGGCGGGAAAGCGCGAGTTCTACCCCGACCTGCCGAAGTCCCGCCTCTTCGCCGAGGGCTACATCGCGGCGCGCTCGGCGCATTCGCGCGGCTCGACGGTCGACCTCACGCTGGTCGATCGTCGCGACGGGCGGCCCCTGGCGATGGGCACGCCGTTCGACCTCTTCGGGCCGGCATCGCACCCCGACGCGCCGGGGCAGCCGCGGGACGTGGCCGCCAACCGCGCCCTCCTCGCGCAGGCCATGCAGGCGCGCGGCTTTTCGCCCTACGACAAGGAATGGTGGCACTTCACCTTGAAGGGCGAGCCGTTCCCCGCGACGTCCTTCGACGTCCCGATCCGCTAG
- a CDS encoding hypothetical protein (ID:RHAL1_03970;~conserved exported protein of unknown function;~source:Prodigal:2.6), which translates to MILMLGSPRSSRRMIALVAGAALASLATAMPAYAGPFSSFEGNWTGAGVISINTGAKERLRCKAHYDVGGGGTTLAQNLTCASDSYKFNVVSNVQAAGNSISGSWSETSRGADGRIVGSITPTQISAQVSGIGFTARIGIAARGGRQSVTISPTGTDITNVSVTMSKR; encoded by the coding sequence ATGATTCTCATGCTTGGAAGCCCGCGTTCGTCGCGACGGATGATCGCGCTTGTGGCGGGCGCCGCACTGGCCTCGCTGGCGACGGCGATGCCGGCTTATGCCGGGCCGTTCAGCTCCTTCGAGGGCAACTGGACGGGGGCCGGCGTCATCTCGATCAACACCGGAGCCAAGGAGCGGCTGCGCTGCAAGGCGCACTACGACGTCGGCGGCGGCGGCACGACGCTCGCCCAGAACCTGACCTGCGCGAGCGACAGCTACAAGTTCAACGTCGTTTCGAACGTCCAGGCCGCCGGCAACTCGATCTCGGGCAGCTGGTCGGAGACGTCGCGCGGGGCCGACGGTCGCATCGTCGGCTCGATCACGCCGACGCAGATCTCGGCGCAGGTGAGCGGCATCGGCTTCACGGCGCGCATCGGCATCGCGGCCCGCGGCGGCCGCCAGTCGGTGACGATCTCGCCGACCGGCACCGACATCACCAACGTCTCGGTGACGATGTCGAAGCGCTGA